One region of Archocentrus centrarchus isolate MPI-CPG fArcCen1 chromosome 6, fArcCen1, whole genome shotgun sequence genomic DNA includes:
- the lactb gene encoding LOW QUALITY PROTEIN: serine beta-lactamase-like protein LACTB, mitochondrial (The sequence of the model RefSeq protein was modified relative to this genomic sequence to represent the inferred CDS: inserted 7 bases in 7 codons; deleted 7 bases in 5 codons) — protein MLRLFFPRRFSTKCSLLAPRDPPSMTPRAGARARQQQMSANIFIQQQRRDVGGSAFCKYPSKSVLWVCGVGVGIALAVGLKYNSDAASSSGDIKVKRTEKTDRYRDAIKVSRDLVERIKDEVGAPGLVVGVSVDGAQVWCEGMVMLIWENRVPCTSETVMRIASISKPLTSAAAALLCEEGKLDLDVPVQKIVPEFPQKTVDGQDVTITSRMLLSHLSGMRIMRKMKKVKEDREKAKRLLKPSVKEKEIETSSSENKEKPTTDQNTKRKKEXEHEEYYXKDNFESVIQSLDXFKNDPLIFKPGTTFLYSTHAFTLLSAVVERAADQHFLDVMTNMFCEXGMLNTVPDKNDPIIYHPSYYLSMHFHRFYHHNKRGSVVNCPYVDNSYKWAGGGFLPLRGDLLLFGNALLYSYQVVHLEDTKGLLPGFLKPXTAIELWAPVDGTEASWDEDGLYAQGWLVVEKVQKYGQCRKRRHYVSHTGGAVGASSVLLVLPSEEINQCQEQTPXLPQGVVVTIITNMQSVGLNNTALKXAREFDKARKE, from the exons ATGTTGCGCTTGTTTTTTCCGCGGCGTTTTTCTACTAAATGCAGCCTGCTAGCACCGCGCGACCCCCCCTCGATGACACCGCGTGCAGGAGCGCGAGCCAGACAGCAGCAGATGTCagctaatatttttattcagcAACAAAGGCGGGATGTGGGAGGGTCAGCCTTTTGTAAATACCCGTCAAAGTCCGTACTTTGGGTGTGTGGGGTTGGTGTGGGGATCGCTTTAGCTGTCGGGCTGAAATACAACAGTGACGCTGCCAGCAGCTCAGGTGATATTAAAGTTAAGAGAACAGAAAAGACAGATCGATACAGAGATGCCATAAAGGTTAGCAGAGACCTCGTGGAGCGGATAAAG GATGAGGTCGGGGCTCCCGGACTGGTAGTTGGAGTCTCTGTGGATGGTGCTCAGGTCTGGTGTGAAG GAATGGTTATGCTGATTTGGGAGAATCGTGTCCCATGCACTTCAGAAACAGTAATGCGAATTGCCAGCATCAGTAAGCCCCTCAcgtctgcagctgctgcactaCTCTGTGAGGAGGGGAAACTAGATCTTGATGTCCCAGTCCAAAAAATTGTCCCAGAGTTTCCCCAAAAAACAGTTGATGGCCAAGAT gTCACAATAACCTCACGC ATGCTTCTGTCCCACCTGAGTGGCATGCGCATTATGAGAAAGATGAAGAAAGTGAAGGAGGACAGGGAGAAAGCC AAGCGACTTTTAAAGCCCTCagttaaagaaaaagagattGAAACGAGCTCAtctgaaaacaaagagaaacccACAACAGATCAGAACaccaagagaaaaaaag ttgaGCATGAGGAATACT TTAAGGACAACTTTGAAAGTGTCATTCAGTCTTTGG CTTTTAAGAATGACCCCCTGATTTTCAAACCTG GCACTACTTTTCTGTACTCCACTCATGCCTTCACGCTGCTTAGTGCTGTTGTGGAGCGGGCTGCTGATCAGCACTTCCTGGATGTCATGACGAATATGTTCTGTG TGGGAATGCTCAATACAGTGCCTGACAAGAATGACCCTATTATTTACCACCC TTCGTATTACCTGTCGATGCACTTCCACAGATTTTATCATCACAACAAGCGT GGTAGTGTTGTGAATTGCCCATACGTAGACAACTCCTACAAGTGGGCAGGAGGCGGCTTCCTT CCACTGCGGGGAGACCTGCTGCTATTCGGTAACGCTCTGCTTTACAGCTACCAGGTGGTC CACCTGGAGGATACCAAGGGCTTACTTCCTGGCTTTCTCAAAC AAACAGCCATAGAGCTATGGGCTCCAGTTGATGGGACTGAGGCCAGCTGGGATGAGGATGGACTGTATGCTCAAGGCTGGCTGGTTGTGGAGAAAGTGCAGAAATACGGCCAGTGCAGAAAACGCAGACACTATGTGTCACACACAGGAGGCGCTGTGGGGGCTAGCAGCGTCCTGCTGGTTTTACCCAGTGAAGAGATCAATCAGTGCCAAGAACAGACCC TTCTCCCACAGGGGGTGGTGGTCACCATCATTACTAACATGCAGTCCGTGGGACTCAACAACACTGCGTTGA TTGCGCGTGAGTTTGACAAAGCCAGAAAAGAGTAA